Proteins from a genomic interval of Streptomyces fodineus:
- a CDS encoding GNAT family N-acetyltransferase: MSSVPVTTWSLEQTSPADLLPAAAPEGDVRIVRAEVPSPEFSRFLYASVGGDIHWTDRLAWTYARWQEHLDRPGMETWVAYDRGTPAGYVELEPQDEGVVEIVYFGLIPAFRGRRIGGRLLSYGTARAWDLAERWPELTPTKRVWLHTCSKDGEFAMDNYQRRGFKLFDTKVELEPDAPTPGPWPGAYPV; this comes from the coding sequence ATGAGCAGCGTCCCCGTCACCACCTGGTCCCTGGAGCAGACCTCGCCGGCCGACCTTCTGCCCGCCGCCGCACCCGAGGGCGACGTCCGGATCGTCCGCGCCGAGGTCCCCTCCCCCGAGTTCAGCCGCTTCCTGTACGCCTCGGTCGGCGGCGACATCCACTGGACCGACCGGCTCGCCTGGACGTACGCCCGGTGGCAGGAGCATCTGGACCGGCCCGGCATGGAGACCTGGGTGGCCTACGACCGGGGCACCCCGGCCGGTTATGTGGAGCTGGAGCCGCAGGACGAGGGCGTGGTCGAGATCGTCTACTTCGGGCTGATCCCCGCCTTCCGCGGCCGGCGCATCGGCGGCCGTCTGCTGTCGTACGGTACGGCCCGCGCCTGGGACCTGGCCGAGCGGTGGCCGGAGCTGACACCGACGAAGCGGGTGTGGCTGCACACGTGCAGCAAGGACGGCGAGTTCGCCATGGACAACTACCAGCGGCGCGGCTTCAAGCTGTTCGACACCAAGGTCGAGCTGGAACCGGACGCGCCGACTCCGGGTCCGTGGCCCGGCGCATACCCCGTCTGA
- a CDS encoding putative leader peptide, with protein MSGTGIALVSRRHVDLGRMSSAICPAS; from the coding sequence ATGTCTGGAACTGGAATTGCCTTGGTGAGTCGGCGGCACGTCGACCTCGGCCGCATGTCCAGCGCCATCTGTCCCGCGAGCTGA
- a CDS encoding GAF domain-containing protein, translating to MNVARLAAVDATQAARLLNEVRDATLAGQRARIAPRPVIEQSWGRMLRSGVDPDHDFRSGLLSSDEVRRRREESPLRHVLPVLREGLLSVADVAQHIMVVADADGRVLWREGAAPVLRKADGLGFELGADWREDVVGTNGVGTPAVVRRPVQVFAAEHFVRSHASWTCTGAPITDPRDGRLIGVVDVSGPLETMHPATLAWVDSVAKLAEARLRELHRDSLERLRSVAAPVLARLDGRALVVDRDGWSAAVSGMPYVRRVALPKSLAPGRRWLPGLGSCAVEPLAGGWLLRAAEEPLGTAARIVLDLARRGRSTLTVTGSAGSWSRELSPRHAELLYLLATHRLGRGAAALAEDLFGDPSRTVTVRAEMSRIRRYFGDLLQHRPYRFREDAEIEVVLPDDPRDLLPSSTAPAIMRGRTAVRDAGPAGR from the coding sequence ATGAACGTGGCGCGCCTGGCCGCCGTGGACGCGACGCAGGCGGCGCGGCTGCTCAACGAGGTACGTGACGCGACACTTGCCGGTCAGCGTGCGAGGATCGCGCCCCGGCCGGTGATCGAGCAGTCCTGGGGACGGATGCTGCGCAGCGGTGTCGACCCCGACCACGACTTCAGATCCGGGCTGCTGTCCTCCGACGAAGTACGGCGCCGACGTGAGGAGTCACCCCTCAGACATGTGCTGCCGGTGCTGCGTGAGGGTCTGCTTTCGGTCGCCGATGTCGCCCAGCACATCATGGTCGTCGCGGACGCCGACGGACGCGTGCTGTGGCGGGAGGGTGCCGCGCCGGTGCTGCGCAAGGCGGACGGTCTGGGTTTCGAACTCGGCGCGGACTGGCGGGAAGACGTCGTCGGCACCAACGGGGTGGGCACTCCGGCGGTCGTACGACGGCCCGTGCAGGTCTTCGCCGCGGAGCACTTCGTCCGTTCGCACGCTTCCTGGACGTGTACGGGCGCGCCGATCACCGATCCCAGGGACGGCCGGCTGATCGGTGTGGTGGATGTCAGCGGTCCGTTGGAGACCATGCATCCGGCGACCCTCGCCTGGGTGGACTCGGTGGCCAAGCTGGCCGAGGCGCGGCTGCGGGAGCTGCACCGGGACTCGCTGGAGCGGCTGCGGTCGGTGGCGGCGCCGGTGCTGGCCCGGCTGGACGGGCGGGCGCTGGTGGTGGACCGGGACGGCTGGTCGGCGGCGGTGTCCGGGATGCCGTACGTACGGCGGGTCGCGCTGCCCAAGTCGCTGGCGCCGGGCCGCCGGTGGCTGCCGGGGCTGGGTTCGTGCGCGGTGGAGCCGCTGGCCGGGGGCTGGTTGCTGCGGGCGGCGGAGGAGCCGCTCGGCACCGCCGCGCGGATCGTGCTGGACCTGGCCAGGCGGGGCCGCAGTACGCTGACGGTGACCGGTTCGGCGGGTTCCTGGTCCCGTGAACTGAGCCCCCGGCATGCCGAGTTGCTGTATCTGCTCGCCACGCACCGCTTGGGCCGTGGTGCGGCGGCCCTGGCGGAGGATCTGTTCGGGGACCCCTCACGCACGGTGACGGTACGGGCTGAGATGTCCCGGATCCGGCGGTATTTCGGGGACCTTCTGCAGCATCGGCCGTATCGTTTCCGCGAGGACGCGGAGATCGAGGTGGTCCTCCCCGACGACCCCCGTGACCTGCTGCCTTCCTCCACGGCCCCGGCGATCATGCGCGGGCGGACGGCCGTGCGGGACGCCGGGCCCGCGGGCCGGTGA
- a CDS encoding nitrite/sulfite reductase: protein MAATPPNPAASAPRRKVSRHRGEGQWAAGHFTPLNGNEQVKKDDDGLNVRTRIETIYSKRGFDSIDPSDLRGRMRWWGLYTQRKPGIDGGKTAVLEPEELDDRYFMMRVRIDGGALTTRQLRVIGEISQEFARGTADITDRQNVQYHWIRIEDVPEIWERLEGVGLSTVTACGDTPRVMIGSPVAGIAEDEIIDATPALEEMKRRVLNNKAYSNLPRKFKTAISGSPLLDVVHEINDVAFVGVRHPEHGPGFDLWVGGGLSTNPKLGVRLGAWVPLEEVTDVYEGVISIFRDYGYRRLRNRARLKFLVADWGAEKFRQVLEDEYLQRKLVDGPAPEQPVQQWRDHIGVHRQKDGRFYVGFAPRVGRVDGATLTKIADLAEAHGSGRVRTTVEQKMIVLDVEQDQVDSLVEGLEALDLTARPSSFRRGTMACTGIEFCKLAIVETKQRGSTLIDELERRLPDFDEPITINLNGCPNACARIQVADIGLKGQLVLNDQGEQVEGYQVHLGGALGLEAGFGRKVRGLKITAEELPDYVERVLKRFQAERTDGERFAAWAARASEEALS from the coding sequence ATGGCCGCCACTCCGCCGAACCCCGCCGCCTCCGCGCCCCGCCGCAAGGTGAGCCGTCACCGTGGTGAGGGTCAGTGGGCGGCGGGTCACTTCACCCCGCTGAACGGCAACGAGCAAGTCAAGAAGGACGATGACGGTCTCAATGTGCGGACACGCATTGAGACGATCTACTCCAAGCGTGGTTTCGACTCGATCGACCCCAGCGACCTGCGCGGGCGGATGCGCTGGTGGGGGCTGTACACCCAGCGCAAGCCCGGCATCGACGGCGGCAAGACCGCGGTGCTGGAGCCGGAGGAGCTGGACGACCGCTACTTCATGATGCGGGTACGTATCGACGGCGGCGCGCTGACCACCCGGCAGTTGCGGGTCATCGGTGAGATCTCCCAGGAGTTCGCGCGCGGCACCGCGGACATCACCGACCGGCAGAACGTGCAGTACCACTGGATCCGGATCGAGGACGTGCCCGAGATCTGGGAACGGCTGGAGGGCGTGGGCCTGTCCACCGTCACCGCCTGCGGTGACACCCCGCGTGTGATGATCGGCTCGCCGGTCGCCGGTATCGCCGAGGACGAGATCATCGACGCCACCCCCGCGCTGGAGGAGATGAAGCGCCGCGTCCTGAACAACAAGGCGTACTCGAACCTCCCCCGGAAGTTCAAGACGGCCATCTCGGGTTCGCCGCTGCTGGACGTCGTGCACGAGATCAACGACGTGGCGTTCGTCGGCGTACGGCACCCCGAGCACGGCCCGGGCTTCGACCTGTGGGTCGGCGGCGGCCTGTCCACCAACCCCAAGCTGGGTGTGCGGCTCGGCGCCTGGGTGCCGCTGGAGGAGGTCACGGACGTCTACGAGGGCGTCATCTCGATCTTCCGTGACTACGGTTACCGCCGGCTGCGCAACCGTGCCCGGCTGAAGTTCCTCGTCGCCGACTGGGGCGCGGAGAAGTTCCGTCAGGTGCTGGAGGACGAGTACCTGCAGCGCAAGCTGGTCGACGGACCGGCGCCGGAGCAGCCGGTGCAGCAGTGGCGCGACCACATCGGTGTGCACCGGCAGAAGGACGGCCGGTTCTACGTCGGTTTCGCCCCGCGGGTCGGCCGCGTCGACGGCGCCACGCTGACGAAGATCGCCGATCTCGCGGAGGCGCACGGCTCGGGCCGGGTGCGCACCACCGTCGAGCAGAAGATGATCGTCCTCGATGTCGAGCAGGACCAGGTCGACTCGCTGGTCGAGGGTCTGGAGGCGCTGGACCTCACCGCCCGGCCGTCCTCCTTCCGGCGCGGCACCATGGCCTGCACCGGCATCGAGTTCTGCAAGCTCGCCATCGTCGAGACCAAGCAGCGCGGTTCGACGCTGATCGACGAACTGGAGCGCCGCCTGCCGGACTTCGACGAGCCGATCACCATCAACCTCAACGGCTGCCCGAACGCCTGCGCCCGTATCCAGGTCGCGGACATCGGTCTCAAGGGCCAGCTGGTCCTGAACGACCAGGGCGAGCAGGTCGAGGGCTACCAGGTGCACCTCGGCGGCGCGCTGGGCCTGGAGGCCGGCTTCGGCCGCAAGGTGCGCGGCCTGAAGATCACCGCGGAGGAACTGCCCGACTACGTCGAACGGGTGTTGAAGCGGTTCCAGGCCGAGCGCACGGACGGCGAGCGGTTCGCCGCCTGGGCGGCACGCGCCTCCGAGGAGGCCCTGTCGTGA
- a CDS encoding phosphoadenylyl-sulfate reductase: protein MTTAQKDSTPEELKALAEQAGRDLEDASALEILQWAVDTFGTAFCVTSSMEDAVVAHLASRVLKGVDVVFLDTGYHFPETIGTRDAVEAVMDVNVITLTPKQTVAEQDAQYGPKLHDRDPDLCCALRKVKPLEEGLKGYRAWATGLRRDESPTRANTPVVGWDEKRQKVKISPIARWTQDDVDTYITEHGVLTNPLLMDGYASVGCAPCTRRVLQGEDARAGRWAGRAKTECGLHG from the coding sequence ATGACGACGGCTCAGAAGGACAGCACGCCCGAGGAGTTGAAGGCACTCGCCGAGCAGGCGGGCCGCGATCTGGAGGACGCCTCCGCCCTGGAGATCCTCCAGTGGGCGGTCGACACCTTCGGCACGGCCTTCTGCGTCACCTCGTCCATGGAGGACGCCGTCGTCGCCCATCTCGCCTCGCGCGTGTTGAAGGGCGTGGACGTCGTATTCCTCGACACCGGCTACCACTTCCCGGAGACCATCGGCACCCGAGACGCCGTCGAGGCCGTGATGGACGTCAACGTCATCACCCTCACGCCGAAGCAGACGGTCGCCGAGCAGGACGCGCAGTACGGTCCGAAGCTGCACGACCGCGACCCCGACCTGTGCTGCGCACTGCGCAAGGTCAAGCCGCTGGAAGAGGGGCTGAAGGGCTACCGGGCGTGGGCGACCGGCCTGCGCCGCGACGAGTCCCCGACCCGGGCGAACACCCCGGTCGTCGGCTGGGACGAGAAGCGGCAGAAGGTCAAGATCTCCCCGATCGCCCGCTGGACGCAGGACGACGTGGACACCTACATCACCGAACACGGCGTGCTCACCAACCCGTTGCTGATGGACGGCTACGCATCCGTCGGCTGCGCCCCGTGCACCCGACGGGTCCTTCAGGGCGAGGACGCGCGCGCCGGCCGCTGGGCGGGCCGCGCCAAGACCGAGTGCGGACTGCACGGATGA